The genomic segment GATAAACACGTTTAAGTATGCTATAATCTTGAAAAAGAAGATAGGAGTTTCATATCATGTTATTTTTAGTATTGCCAATTATTGTTATCGTACTGATTGTTATTCTTTTTAGTTCCTTATATGTTGTTCGTCAACAGTCTGTAGCAATTATAGAGCGCTTTGGTAGATATCAAAAACTTAGTAATAGCGGAATTCATTTACGCTTGCCATTTGGCATTGATCATATCGCAGCGCGTGTGCAATTACGTCTGTTGCAAAGTGAGATTGTTGTCGAAACGAAGACACAAGATAATGTATTTGTCATGATGAATGTTGCAACGCAATATCGTGTGAATGAAAATAACGTAACAGATGCTTACTATAAATTGATTCGTCCAGAAGCTCAAATTAAGTCTTATATTGAAGATGCCTTGCGGTCATCTGTTCCTAAATTGACATTGGACGAATTGTTTGAAAAGAAAGATGAAATCGCACTTGAAGTACAAAAGCAAGTAGCAGAAGAAATGTCTACTTATGGTTATATTATCGTAAAAACCTTGATTACAAAAGTTGAGCCAGATGCAGAGGTTAAGCAATCAATGAACGAAATCAATGCTGCTCAACGGAAACGTGTCGCTGCTCAAGAATTAGCTGAAGCCGATAAAATTAAAATTGTCACTGCTGCAGAAGCAGAAGCAGAAAAAGATCGTCTTCATGGTGTTGGGATTGCAGAACAGCGTAAAGCGATTGTGGATGGCTTGGCAGACTCTATCAAAGAGTTAAAAGGTGCAAATGTTGAATTGAAAGAAGAACAAATCATGTCAATTCTTTTAACCAACCAATATCTTGATACATTGAATAATTTTGCAGATAATAAGGGAAATAATACAATTTTCTTACCAGCCAATCCTGACGGAGTAGAAAGTATCCGAACGCAAATTTTATCAGCTCTTAAAGCAAAATAAAGAATATTCTGAATTATTTTATTCGTCAAAATAAGTTGTCTTTTCCATTGACAAAACAAATAAAAACATTTAAAATGTTTAGTTAGAAATAATAAATAGGAGAAGGAAATGGCTAAATCTAACTTTGAAAAAGTAGAATCAGTTGTTAGCTGGGTTCGTGATAAAAAAATCACGGGTTATCGCATCAGTAAAGAAACGAACGCTCGTGAAATGTCTATCATTGCTCTTGCTCAAGGACGTGCTAAAGTGAAGAATATTTCATTTGAAACCGCTCTCGGATTGATTGATTTTTACGACAAAAATCACGAAAAATTTGAAAACTAATCATCGAATTTTTAGCAGGCTGGCAGCCTGCTTTTTTTATTTACTATCGTACAATAATGTGGTTTGAGATTAAAGTAATGAATAATTATATATAAAAAAACTTATTTATTCAAAAAATACCATACGCTTTAAACGAATATTTTTACAAAAAAATCATAAAACGCTTTCTTTTATAGATTATATTATAAAAAATATTCCAAAAAATTAGAAATTTACTTTTTTATAGTATATTTTCTAAGAAATATATATTCAAACGTTTTGTTTTGTTTGAATAAAAATTAGTTTTCAAAAGAGATAGTAACTATTTTGGATAGAAAAAAAGACGAGGCTTGATGTTTTAGTCTCGTCTTTCCTATTTTTATCGTAAATAGCGTTGTAAGAATTCTTTCGTACGTTCTTTTTTAGGATGAGTGAAAATATCATCTGGTTTACCTTCCTCAGCAATGATGCCTTTGTCCATGAAAATGACACGGTTTGAAACATCACGCGCAAATTCCATTTCATGGGTGACGACAATCATGGTTAAACCTTCTTGAGCAAGGTCTTTCATAATTTTTAGTACTTCACCGACCATTTCAGGGTCGAGGGCTGATGTTGGTTCGTCAAATAAAATGGCATCTGGATTCATAGATAAGGCGCGTGCAATAGCGACACGTTGCTTTTGTCCACCAGAGAGTTGTTTTGGCTTTGCTTGCCAATAAAGCTCGCCCATACCGACTTTTTCAAGATTATCTTTGGCAATTTTTTCAGCCTCTGCGCGTTCTCTCTTGAGAACGGTTGTCTGTCCAACAATAGTATTTTCAAGAACATTGAGATTTTCAAAAAGATTGAAACTTTGGAAAACCATCCCCAATTTTTCACGGTAGTGGGTGAGATTATACTTTTCTTCTAGCACATTTTCTCCACGGTAAAGGATTTCACCGCCACTTGGTTCTTCGAGGAGATTGATAGAGCGCAAGAAAGTTGATTTTCCGCTACCAGAGCTTCCAATGATAGAGATAACTTCGCCGGAGTGGACAGTGAGAGAAATATCTTTTAAAACTTCATTTTGGCCATAAGATTTTTTGAGATGCTTAATTTCTAAAATGATATCACTCATGCTTTTATTCCTTTCGTTTGCATTTGATTAGCGCCTGTTGTGTACTCGTCTGTGTCAAAACGGCGTTCTACATAGCGAAGAATGCGAGTGACAGTAAATGTTAGGACAAAGTAGATAACAGCAATAATAGTGAAAGTTTGGAAATATTGGTAAGTTTGAGTGGCAATCGTATTTCCTGAGAAATAAAGTTCAACAACGGAGATAACATTCAGTACAGAAGTATCTTTAATGTTTATGACAAATTCATTCCCTGTAGCAGGTAGAATATTTCGTACGACTTGTGGAAGAACAACTTTGCGCATGGTTTGATTATGTGTCATTCCTAGAGCGGTTGCGGCTTCAAATTGTCCTTTGTCAACGGCGAAAATTCCTCCGCGGACAATTTCACTCATATAAGCGCCGGTGTTGATTGAAACAATAAAGATAGCAGCGATTGTCCGATCAATAGAAACCCCAAAAGCTTGTGCTGTACCGTAGTAAATAACCATCGATTGAACAATCATAGGCGTTCCACGGAAAATTTCAATATAGATATTCAAGAACCAGCTGAATAAGGTTTGTAACATCGCTAGAACTTTATTTTTGGCAGTAGGAGCTGTGCGATAGACACCGATTAAGAGTCCAATGATGAGTCCTGCAATTGTGCCAGTAATGGAGATGAGAAGAGTTAAACCAGCTCCACGCAGAAACTGGGGCCAGTTATCTTTTAGAATCTTTGTCACTTGTCCAAAGAAACTTGTCTTATCTTGGCTAGAGTCTGTCTCAACAGGCTGATTTCGAATCATCTTATCCATTAAAGCGGTTTGGTCTTTGGCACTGATTTTAGCGATAGCAGCATTAACTTGCTCTATACGATTGTCGTTTTTGCGCATTCCAATTGCAATGGTAGCGTCTTCTTGATTCACTTCAAAACCTTTTTTGAACTGAATCATTTTAAATTTTGAGTTCGCAGCTTCTGCAGTGAGGGCTTCAGGGCGCTCAGAAATGTAGCCGTCTATCACTCCTGACTCAAGTGCTTGGCGCATTTGAGCAAAGTCTCCCATTGCAGTTTCTTGCTTAGCACCAGTCAATTGTGAAATTAGATTATAAAGATAGACACCTTGCTGGGACGTGATTTTTGCCCCTTTGAAGTCATTTAAGGTTTTGGCATTGGCGTAGGCACTATCTTTTTTGACAAGTAGCACTGGCTCACTAGTATAGTAGCTATTTGAAAAAGCAATTTCTTTTTTCCGCTCGGCAGTCGGGCTCATACCTGCTATAATCATGTCCAATTTTCCTGATGTTAAAGCAGGAATCAAACCATTCCAAGACGTTTTGACTACTAACGGTTTTTTGCCTAATTCTTTTGCGACTTGTTTTGCAATTTGGACATCATAACCGTTGGCATATTGATTGGTACCTTCGATTTTGACTGCGCCGTTTTTGTCATCGTCCTGCGTCCAGTTGAACGGAGCGTAAGCTGCCTCCATTCCGATACGTAAATATTCATCGGCATGAACGGTATTTACAAATCCTAAACTGAACAGAAAAAGTGTAAATAGAGATAAGCAAATTTTCTTCATATTATTCTCCTAATTTTAAAATAGGTTCCTTGTATTATATCGAAAAAAGCAATGCTTTTCAATATTGGGTAAACCCTTACTTGAAAAAATGGTATAATAAATCTAACCAGTAAAAGGAGGTTGTCAGATGAAAAAGTTCTTTTGGAGTATAGTGATTTTTTTCTCGTGTTTGTTCATTAGCCAGCGAGTTTTGGCAGTGAGTTACGATATTGAATCCTATAAAGGCAATTTACAGATTCATTCTGATAATACAGCGACATTTGTTGAAACAGTCAATTACCATTTCTTAAGCGGCTACAGGGGACAAATCATTACTTTGGGGACATCTGGTAAAGTTCCTCTGGGCTTTGATGTGGAAGGAAAGCCGACGATTCTAGCTTTAAGAAATGGACAACCAAAAACGGATATTACTGCTGTTCAGGAATACATTGCGGGTGGTTATAAATATAAAATTTATAATGCCGGTAATAAAGGAGACCGTGTAACCATTACGGTTACTTGGAAGTTGAAGAATATGTTGTTTGTCTACAATGATATTGTAGAATTACACTGGATTCCAATCAGTGATTGGGATAAAAAATTAAATAATGTAGAATTTCGGATTACTCCTCCAGCTACTTCACAACAGACTGAATTGTATGCTCACACGGGTTATTTTATGAAGCCAGCTCAAGTGACACGAGAGGGAGATAGCTATCTGATCCGTGTCGCTAGTATTGCTAAAAATAGAAATTTAGAATTTCATGCATATTGGGATCGATTGCTAGTAACTGTTCCTGAAAATAGTTTAGCTGTTACAAAACGCAATCGGTTGCAAGAGTTTCGTCAAGTTGAAAAGGAAGTTGCCACCAGTACAAAAAAATACCAGAGATTAGTAGACTGGGACTTACCACTTGCTTTGGTATTGGTTGGCCTAATTAGTTTGGCTTTTTACATTATTTTTCATCTTAGAACAAAATCCCGTGTAACGTTTCCTAAGCATGCTCGTTTGTATGAAATACCGCAAGATTTACCACCAATGGTCATTGCTTCAAATGTTTATTCAGTAGATTTGACAGAATTGGATCCGACTGAGCGACAAGCTACATCTCTGAAATTTGAAAATCTTGTCCAAGCTACTTTATTAGATTTGATTGATCGAGGCAATCTTGTTTTTACAGATGATACGAAACAGCAAAAATTACAAAGAGTGACAGATAAGGGTTTAGCTGATTTTGAAAAAGAATTTTTAAAAATGGCTATGGGAAACAACAAGCAGTTGCTTGTGAAAAATTTGTTTTCAGATTTTAAAATTGACGATAAGATATATAATAGTGGCGAGAAAGCTGTTCGTAGCGCAGGCAACAGAGTGAGAAAACTATTAAAATGCTATTTAAAACTTATTACAGAAAATATACATGAAATTATTGAGCGTGAGCAATTGCCAAATAATTATCGCCCTGTTGCTAAAAAGGAGCTCTTGTGTTTATATCTTTCAATGATCCTTATGAATCTTATTGTGTTTGCTTCTCTTGGCATCTTAGCTTGGATTTTCTTGGAGTATGGACTCGTATTTTATCAATTTGTAGTTAGCTTCTTCATTGCTGGCGGAATGCTGTATTACCTTTTGAGAAAATGCAAAATGGTGAAGCGTGATGGCGTCTTAAATGAAGAAGGGGCAGAAAACTATTATTACTGGAAGAGTTTTGCTAATATGCTGCATGAGATTGCTCATTTAAAGGATACAGAAGTGGAAGGAGTGATTTTGTGGAACAGATTATTGGTTTATGCTGCTATGTTTAATTGTGCAGATAAGGTGACCAAGACGATGAAACTACGAAAAATCACAATTGATAATCCATCGATGAATGCTTTTGTTTATCAGGATATGGTGTATGATTTTCATGCGAGCTCACATGCTTTTGTTGGCTATGGGGCAGCAGCTAATTCGGCTAGCAGTTTCTCTGTTTCATCAGGTGGAAGTAGCGGTGGCGGCTTCTCTGGTGGTGGCGGAGGCGGAGGAGGCGGCGCTTTTTAAAAAAGTGCCCTATTCTCTTGTTTGAAATTATGCTATAATAAAACAAATCAATCTTAGGAGAAGAAAATGTTTATCGTTGAAATGTTGAAGTCCATTATCTTTGGGATTGTAGAAGGAATTACCGAGTGGTTGCCGATTTCGAGTACAGGTCACTTAATTTTAGTGCAAGAATTTCTCAAATATAAAGATCAGAATGCTGCTTTTATGGAGATGTTCAATGTTGTAATCCAATTAGGAGCGATTTTAGCGGTTGTCGTGATTTATTTTGATAAATTAAATCCGTTTAAACCTGGAAAGACAGCGCGTGAAGTGCAGAAAACATGGCAATTATGGGCGAAAGTGGTGATTGCAGCTGCGCCGGCTGCTATTATTGGCTTACCTTTGGATGATTGGTTTGATGCACATTTTTATAACTTCA from the Streptococcus constellatus subsp. constellatus genome contains:
- a CDS encoding SPFH domain-containing protein, whose product is MLFLVLPIIVIVLIVILFSSLYVVRQQSVAIIERFGRYQKLSNSGIHLRLPFGIDHIAARVQLRLLQSEIVVETKTQDNVFVMMNVATQYRVNENNVTDAYYKLIRPEAQIKSYIEDALRSSVPKLTLDELFEKKDEIALEVQKQVAEEMSTYGYIIVKTLITKVEPDAEVKQSMNEINAAQRKRVAAQELAEADKIKIVTAAEAEAEKDRLHGVGIAEQRKAIVDGLADSIKELKGANVELKEEQIMSILLTNQYLDTLNNFADNKGNNTIFLPANPDGVESIRTQILSALKAK
- a CDS encoding amino acid ABC transporter ATP-binding protein, with translation MSDIILEIKHLKKSYGQNEVLKDISLTVHSGEVISIIGSSGSGKSTFLRSINLLEEPSGGEILYRGENVLEEKYNLTHYREKLGMVFQSFNLFENLNVLENTIVGQTTVLKRERAEAEKIAKDNLEKVGMGELYWQAKPKQLSGGQKQRVAIARALSMNPDAILFDEPTSALDPEMVGEVLKIMKDLAQEGLTMIVVTHEMEFARDVSNRVIFMDKGIIAEEGKPDDIFTHPKKERTKEFLQRYLR
- a CDS encoding ABC transporter substrate-binding protein/permease, whose translation is MKKICLSLFTLFLFSLGFVNTVHADEYLRIGMEAAYAPFNWTQDDDKNGAVKIEGTNQYANGYDVQIAKQVAKELGKKPLVVKTSWNGLIPALTSGKLDMIIAGMSPTAERKKEIAFSNSYYTSEPVLLVKKDSAYANAKTLNDFKGAKITSQQGVYLYNLISQLTGAKQETAMGDFAQMRQALESGVIDGYISERPEALTAEAANSKFKMIQFKKGFEVNQEDATIAIGMRKNDNRIEQVNAAIAKISAKDQTALMDKMIRNQPVETDSSQDKTSFFGQVTKILKDNWPQFLRGAGLTLLISITGTIAGLIIGLLIGVYRTAPTAKNKVLAMLQTLFSWFLNIYIEIFRGTPMIVQSMVIYYGTAQAFGVSIDRTIAAIFIVSINTGAYMSEIVRGGIFAVDKGQFEAATALGMTHNQTMRKVVLPQVVRNILPATGNEFVINIKDTSVLNVISVVELYFSGNTIATQTYQYFQTFTIIAVIYFVLTFTVTRILRYVERRFDTDEYTTGANQMQTKGIKA
- a CDS encoding DUF2207 domain-containing protein, whose amino-acid sequence is MKKFFWSIVIFFSCLFISQRVLAVSYDIESYKGNLQIHSDNTATFVETVNYHFLSGYRGQIITLGTSGKVPLGFDVEGKPTILALRNGQPKTDITAVQEYIAGGYKYKIYNAGNKGDRVTITVTWKLKNMLFVYNDIVELHWIPISDWDKKLNNVEFRITPPATSQQTELYAHTGYFMKPAQVTREGDSYLIRVASIAKNRNLEFHAYWDRLLVTVPENSLAVTKRNRLQEFRQVEKEVATSTKKYQRLVDWDLPLALVLVGLISLAFYIIFHLRTKSRVTFPKHARLYEIPQDLPPMVIASNVYSVDLTELDPTERQATSLKFENLVQATLLDLIDRGNLVFTDDTKQQKLQRVTDKGLADFEKEFLKMAMGNNKQLLVKNLFSDFKIDDKIYNSGEKAVRSAGNRVRKLLKCYLKLITENIHEIIEREQLPNNYRPVAKKELLCLYLSMILMNLIVFASLGILAWIFLEYGLVFYQFVVSFFIAGGMLYYLLRKCKMVKRDGVLNEEGAENYYYWKSFANMLHEIAHLKDTEVEGVILWNRLLVYAAMFNCADKVTKTMKLRKITIDNPSMNAFVYQDMVYDFHASSHAFVGYGAAANSASSFSVSSGGSSGGGFSGGGGGGGGGAF